Proteins encoded by one window of Megalopta genalis isolate 19385.01 unplaced genomic scaffold, iyMegGena1_principal scaffold0106, whole genome shotgun sequence:
- the LOC143262278 gene encoding uridine 5'-monophosphate synthase-like, giving the protein MDVELKKLAISLFEIDAIKFGEFVTKVGLKSPVYFDLRVIISQPKVMVTDALVVIDREQGGKKNIEADGINMWSLYSVTSLLAYLVEADKITPTIRKDVLNYLSLSQAPVIVNQGK; this is encoded by the exons atggacgtagaattgaagaagttagcCATTTCACTTTTTGAGATCGACGCGATCAAATTTGGAGAATTTGTGACCAAAGTTGGTTTGAAAAGTCCAGTGTATTTTGACTTGAGAGTAATAATCTCTCAGCCAAAAGTTATG gtaacagatGCTCTTGTAGTGATTGACAGAGAACAGGGTGGCAAAAAGAATATTGAAGCTGATGGTATAAACATGTGGAGTTTGTACTCGGTCACCAGTCTCTTGGCTTACCTCGTGGAAGCCGACAAGATTACGCCAACGATAAGAAAAGATGTACTAAACTATTTGTCGCTATCTCAAGCTCCTGTTATCGTTAATCAaggtaaataa
- the LOC143262291 gene encoding uridine 5'-monophosphate synthase-like, with protein MDVELKKLAISLFEIDAIKFGEFVTKVGLKSPVYFDLRVIISQPKVMAQLAKALWRLSEDRGNVSQICGVPYTALPLATLISVDFNIPMLIKRKEEKAYGTKKMIEGHFKLGDNCVIIEDVVTSGSSILETVQTLRKEGLKVTDALVVIDREQGGKKNIEADGINMWSLYSVTSLLAYLVEADKITPTIRKDVLNYLSLSQAPVIVNQECRLKIPFYCRANKATNEIASKIFNLMETKESTLCLAADLTKADSILQLANLVGPHIVVLKTHVDIVEDFSCDFIKRLQDLAKKHDFLLMEDRKFADIGNTVSLQYQKGIYKIAEWADIVTVHAIAGKSIVDGLKNALGNVNEPRGIFILAQMSSKGALTNDEYVRHAVSIAQNSNIVAGIVCQSNIFTNPGLVQLTPGVKLGHSSDNFGQQYNTPESVVKSGADLAVVGRGITEAKDKLAAALEYKKELWTAYKKRLK; from the exons atggacgtagaattgaagaagttagccatttcactttttgagatcgacgcgatcaaatttggagaatttgtgaccaaagttggtttgaaaagtccagtgtattttgacttgagagtaataatctctcagccaaaagttatg gctcaactggcgaaggcactgtggagactgtcagaggaccgtggaaacgtatctcagatctgtggtgtaccttacactgctttaccattagctactttgatatctgtcgattttaatatccccatgttaatcaaaagaaaagaggaaaaggcatatggcacaaagaaaatgatagaaggccattttaaattaggagataattgtgtgatcattgaggatgtagtcactagcggcagcagtatcctagagactgtacaaactttaaggaaagagggtttgaaggtaacagatGCTCTTGTAGTGATTGACAGAGAACAGGGTGGCAAAAAGAATATTGAAGCTGATGGTATAAACATGTGGAGTTTGTACTCGGTCACCAGTCTCTTGGCTTACCTCGTGGAAGCCGACAAGATTACGCCAACGATAAGAAAAGATGTACTAAACTATTTGTCGCTATCTCAAGCTCCTGTTATCGTTAATCAag aatgcagactgaaaataccattttactgtcgcgctaataaggctacaaacgagattgcatctaaaatattcaatctaatggaaacaaaggaatctactttgtgcttggcagcagacttgaccaaagcagactctattttacaattagcaaatttggtaggaccacacattgtggtactaaaaacgcacgtagatatagtagaagacttcagctgcgattttataaagcgtttgcaagatttggctaagaagcacgattttcttttaatggaggaccggaagttcgcggatatcggcaacacggtgtctttgcaataccaaaagggtatttacaaaattgcggaatgggcagatattgttactgtgcatgcgatagcaggaaagagcatagtagatggattaaaaaatgcgttaggaAATGTTAACGAACCGCGTGGTATTTTTATATTGGCGCAGATGTCCTCTAAAGGCGCGTTAACAAATGACGAGTACGTTCGGCACGCAGTGTCGATCGCACAAAATTCGAACATAGTCGCTGGCATCGTTTGTCAGTCGAATATATTCACGAATCCAGGTCTCGTTCAGCTGACCCCTGGAGTGAAGCTCGGCCATAGTTCCGACAATTTCGGTCAACAGTACAATACTCCAGAATCTGTTGTAAAATCTGGAGCAGATTTAGCTGTTGTTGGTAGAGGTATCACCGAGGCAAAGGACAAGTTAGCTGCCGCGTTGGAATATAAGAAGGAACTTTGGACTGCTTACAAaaaacgattgaaataa